The Legionella cincinnatiensis genome includes a region encoding these proteins:
- a CDS encoding TIGR01777 family oxidoreductase gives MVKPVHVLIVGGGIAGLTLANLLIHGNKKVKFHITLFESRPFCDSNEQSIGGGIGIWPPSQAVLRNIPNYQNLIEQFGYIMPSPSYRDAEGKILARANEDFGDRFPVQCLNRDDLINMLSAGLKNRDDVEIITSQKIRGYERDNDQIVVNIDGNKYKGDLLVACDGIHSKIRNCLMSELELPPVLETDLGYTYFRANTQLPADTQHKWWSQAFETWGNGTSKKYGNHEIRFGYVPLKPPNAFWFIAVKTQKDHQYLSPINGVQVVNEDTKEFLKELIKEWKPIRTDSGEIVVDYEELINSTHKILRTDIAKIQGVEQFPWTSKDHRVVLMGDAAHATAPNIAQGAGLCIEDAACLASKLNRVDYLEGISEYEQERKPRAKTVQNIADLIASVGQVQNPIIKMIRNGVMRTASSLFPSLQRSIFEYFVSFSLGGSTKSRYWQAPRLSITDDASSSVFGSIFPKFNQLDNHVKEFKTSSIGGSGTGVVTVEKPSSFAKILGAFAGFPRDMSQQPFYAQVTNLSKDVQRWSRVFGYNTPQQKTYSTTHSLYRGFNQQMYLSEGIGGFLDKAFRFIYQIKLQADKSLKYESQGLTFFDSFQIPLPTFLLPKSEWIEKPTEDGWKFDGKISFPMIGTLLHYYGQFQIDKKDVVTNKRIIIAGGSGMIGKEVCLEFIKKGYDVYCLSRSAQTQLNIEGVKVRPINEDWSDLIDKNTIILNLSGSNPGANRWTPSVKSDIAESRFQVIDTIVQNIERAHEKPLKYLQASAAGFYGDAGDTILTEDSESVVGSDPGTKFRVDVCKEIEERANKANCNVVNLRIGHVLSNEGGLLPYYRFAGFFSAGRFGSGNQFVPFVHVKDVAKAIEFIANNDTLIDGAINITAPQSCSNSEMLRELRLIKWAPGVPLPESVLKLLIGESSVVLTDSERVQPKRLLESGFQFDYNTLNESLHGLQ, from the coding sequence GTTAAGTTTCATATAACCCTATTCGAATCTCGGCCATTTTGCGATAGTAATGAGCAAAGTATCGGCGGAGGGATAGGGATTTGGCCACCAAGTCAGGCTGTATTAAGAAATATACCAAACTATCAAAACCTTATAGAACAATTTGGTTATATTATGCCATCGCCGAGTTACCGAGATGCAGAGGGAAAAATATTAGCACGAGCAAATGAAGACTTTGGTGATCGATTTCCTGTTCAGTGTTTAAACCGCGATGATTTAATCAATATGCTCTCAGCAGGATTAAAAAATAGAGATGATGTTGAAATTATTACGTCACAAAAAATTCGCGGATATGAAAGAGATAATGATCAAATCGTGGTTAATATTGATGGTAATAAATATAAAGGTGATTTACTTGTCGCTTGTGATGGGATTCACTCAAAAATTAGAAATTGCCTGATGTCTGAATTAGAACTGCCCCCAGTCCTCGAGACCGACCTTGGTTACACATATTTTCGGGCAAATACTCAACTTCCTGCAGATACCCAGCATAAATGGTGGTCTCAAGCATTTGAAACATGGGGAAATGGCACCTCTAAAAAGTATGGAAATCATGAAATTCGCTTCGGTTATGTGCCACTAAAACCCCCAAATGCCTTCTGGTTTATCGCGGTTAAAACACAAAAAGATCACCAATATTTATCGCCAATTAATGGTGTGCAGGTAGTTAATGAAGACACCAAGGAATTTCTGAAAGAATTGATTAAAGAATGGAAACCTATTCGAACAGATTCTGGTGAGATTGTAGTTGATTACGAAGAATTAATTAATTCGACGCACAAAATACTAAGAACGGATATTGCTAAAATTCAAGGAGTTGAACAATTTCCTTGGACATCAAAAGATCATCGAGTGGTGTTAATGGGGGATGCTGCTCATGCTACTGCACCGAATATTGCTCAGGGAGCTGGTTTATGTATCGAAGATGCAGCGTGTTTGGCTTCTAAGCTCAACCGAGTGGATTATTTAGAAGGCATATCTGAGTATGAGCAAGAACGAAAACCCCGTGCTAAAACGGTGCAAAATATTGCAGATTTGATTGCATCGGTAGGACAAGTTCAAAACCCGATAATCAAAATGATAAGAAACGGGGTAATGCGCACTGCGAGTAGTCTTTTTCCTTCGCTACAGCGAAGTATATTTGAATATTTTGTGTCGTTCAGCTTAGGTGGTTCAACGAAATCAAGATATTGGCAAGCTCCTCGATTATCAATAACTGATGATGCGTCATCTTCTGTATTCGGCAGCATTTTTCCTAAATTCAATCAACTGGATAATCATGTAAAAGAGTTTAAAACTTCGAGTATTGGCGGTAGTGGTACGGGTGTTGTTACCGTAGAAAAGCCTTCATCTTTTGCAAAGATACTGGGTGCTTTTGCAGGTTTTCCCCGTGATATGAGTCAGCAACCATTTTATGCGCAAGTAACCAATTTATCTAAAGATGTACAACGTTGGAGTAGGGTATTTGGCTATAACACTCCTCAACAGAAAACCTATTCAACCACACACTCGCTCTATCGCGGGTTTAATCAACAAATGTATTTAAGTGAGGGTATCGGTGGTTTTCTAGACAAGGCGTTTCGATTTATTTACCAAATAAAACTCCAAGCAGATAAGTCATTAAAATATGAATCTCAGGGGCTAACATTCTTTGATTCATTCCAAATACCATTACCCACATTTTTATTACCAAAATCAGAGTGGATCGAAAAACCAACGGAAGATGGTTGGAAATTTGATGGTAAAATTTCTTTTCCTATGATTGGTACGTTATTGCATTATTATGGTCAATTCCAAATTGACAAAAAAGATGTTGTAACGAATAAAAGAATTATTATAGCGGGCGGCTCTGGAATGATTGGCAAAGAGGTTTGTTTGGAGTTTATCAAAAAAGGATATGACGTATATTGTTTAAGTCGCTCTGCACAAACACAACTCAATATTGAAGGAGTCAAAGTCAGGCCTATTAATGAAGATTGGTCCGATTTGATTGATAAAAACACCATTATATTGAATTTAAGTGGATCAAATCCAGGCGCTAACAGATGGACCCCTTCCGTAAAATCAGATATAGCCGAATCACGCTTTCAGGTAATTGACACCATTGTTCAAAACATAGAAAGAGCTCACGAAAAACCATTAAAATACCTACAAGCTTCCGCAGCGGGATTTTACGGGGATGCTGGCGATACAATTTTGACTGAAGACAGTGAGTCCGTTGTGGGTAGTGATCCAGGAACAAAATTCCGAGTAGACGTATGTAAGGAAATTGAAGAAAGAGCAAATAAGGCGAATTGCAACGTGGTTAATTTAAGAATTGGACATGTTCTATCTAATGAAGGCGGTCTTTTACCCTATTATCGATTCGCTGGTTTTTTCTCTGCTGGTCGATTTGGTTCTGGTAATCAATTTGTGCCCTTTGTGCATGTCAAAGATGTTGCGAAGGCTATTGAATTTATTGCTAATAATGACACACTTATTGATGGCGCAATAAACATAACTGCCCCACAATCCTGTAGTAATTCTGAAATGTTGAGAGAATTGCGATTAATTAAATGGGCGCCCGGAGTACCTCTGCCTGAATCTGTATTAAAATTACTAATCGGCGAGTCATCTGTTGTGTTAACAGATTCTGAGCGAGTCCAACCGAAAAGGTTACTCGAGAGTGGATTCCAATTTGATTACAATACCCTAAATGAATCTTTGCATGGATTGCAGTAG
- a CDS encoding glycosyl hydrolase family 18 protein produces the protein MNKLMIKVLPVFLLDFTLVFIPTNASAQNTHVATQNAQKKEIQQAEKFAERLSSQTTVPLKYNMVGYLESWGKISIEEAIANNYNVIVIAFGTIDGDKVGMNLNCGPTMPDGCFLPSVQWWPEPPEWIPNFTNSVAFAHSKGVKVLLSFGGANNTFKPGTTNSTTLAQSIVHYLENLNLDGIDFDLEHISTTDFPGNSTERQQYLSALIKQIKLLNNKLIITSAPQINPVQDSSGTAIQFVNTGSETVYNDAISNNLFDYIFAQAYNTPGFTVNNQCAVQWQNVGDETYPTFISKIAPCLEKLLPKDSKTKIMIGEPANSSESAGHGALEHGTYNEIANEYQNIKGLSSFGGTMTWSINEDSKASDDKGPRIPYSFSSALVPILSN, from the coding sequence ATGAACAAGTTAATGATTAAAGTATTACCCGTTTTTTTGTTGGATTTTACTCTGGTTTTTATACCTACAAATGCTTCCGCTCAAAATACTCATGTTGCCACACAAAATGCACAGAAAAAAGAAATACAACAAGCCGAAAAATTTGCTGAACGACTATCATCTCAAACAACGGTTCCACTCAAATACAACATGGTTGGATATTTAGAATCTTGGGGAAAGATAAGTATAGAAGAGGCAATCGCTAATAACTATAATGTAATTGTCATTGCATTTGGTACTATTGATGGCGATAAAGTGGGCATGAATCTAAACTGTGGTCCAACTATGCCTGATGGCTGCTTTTTACCCTCTGTGCAATGGTGGCCTGAACCACCCGAGTGGATACCAAACTTTACCAATAGTGTTGCATTTGCTCACAGCAAAGGTGTAAAAGTCTTACTTTCTTTCGGTGGCGCTAATAACACCTTTAAACCTGGAACCACTAATAGTACGACACTCGCACAAAGCATAGTACACTATTTAGAAAATCTAAATTTAGATGGCATAGACTTTGATTTAGAACATATCTCAACAACTGATTTTCCTGGAAATTCAACAGAGCGACAACAATATTTATCTGCTTTAATAAAGCAAATAAAACTTCTTAATAATAAACTAATAATAACTAGTGCCCCTCAAATAAACCCAGTACAAGATTCCTCTGGAACAGCAATACAATTTGTTAACACCGGATCCGAAACAGTATATAACGATGCGATAAGTAACAATCTCTTTGATTATATATTTGCACAAGCATATAACACGCCTGGATTTACAGTTAACAACCAATGTGCTGTACAATGGCAAAATGTAGGAGATGAAACATACCCTACGTTTATTAGCAAAATTGCCCCATGTTTAGAAAAATTATTGCCTAAAGACTCAAAAACAAAAATCATGATAGGAGAGCCTGCGAATTCGAGCGAAAGCGCAGGGCATGGTGCCTTAGAGCATGGAACCTACAATGAAATAGCAAATGAATATCAAAATATTAAGGGATTGTCCTCATTTGGTGGGACGATGACTTGGAGCATCAATGAAGATAGCAAAGCCTCTGATGATAAAGGTCCTAGAATCCCCTATTCATTTTCTAGTGCTTTAGTGCCAATATTATCAAATTAA
- a CDS encoding GNAT family N-acetyltransferase, whose translation MKITFTQLTESYFSLLLKWLEAKHVKIWWDPDVQWTDELVSQKYAAYVKGYKLVHGTPKPIHPYIICVDEKPIGYIQLYNAYDFPCSKSLQGLPQSLAAFDVLIGETEYLNRGIGASAITAFLNQYAASYTHIFADPERTNFAAIRAYEKAGFKKLSLQPDTNELWMIKQKNTYIIYLFGHPGTGKYTISQELMKHDFIVCDNQLINNPIFALLNYDGFSKIPEFGWDAIGRIRTVVFDFITMEQNHNYVLTNCLYENEGDRDCYIQVETMALKRNSIFIPVKLLISEEEHLRRITVPSRRARWKSIDPQDVYQREQLIHIDHPHLLELDVSALSAAQAAENILEYAFKLKNHNGGKHE comes from the coding sequence ATGAAGATTACGTTCACGCAACTAACCGAATCATATTTTTCTCTCCTTTTGAAGTGGCTTGAAGCGAAGCATGTGAAAATATGGTGGGATCCGGATGTCCAGTGGACGGATGAATTGGTTTCTCAAAAATATGCCGCTTATGTTAAAGGGTATAAGTTGGTTCATGGTACTCCTAAACCAATCCACCCTTATATTATCTGTGTTGATGAGAAACCTATTGGCTATATCCAACTCTATAATGCTTATGATTTTCCCTGTTCAAAATCACTTCAAGGCTTACCTCAATCTCTTGCAGCCTTCGATGTGTTGATAGGTGAGACAGAGTATTTGAATCGTGGTATTGGCGCATCTGCGATTACAGCATTTTTAAATCAATATGCGGCTTCATATACCCATATTTTTGCTGATCCTGAACGTACCAATTTTGCGGCAATTCGAGCCTATGAAAAAGCGGGTTTTAAGAAACTTAGCTTACAACCAGATACAAATGAACTATGGATGATAAAACAAAAAAACACTTACATTATCTACTTGTTTGGCCATCCTGGTACTGGAAAATATACAATTAGCCAGGAATTGATGAAACATGATTTTATTGTTTGTGATAATCAGCTCATTAACAATCCAATTTTTGCATTACTGAATTACGACGGCTTTAGTAAAATCCCTGAGTTTGGATGGGATGCCATAGGGCGCATTCGTACTGTTGTTTTTGATTTCATCACTATGGAACAAAATCACAATTACGTTTTAACAAATTGCCTATATGAAAATGAAGGTGATCGGGATTGCTATATACAAGTAGAAACAATGGCATTAAAGCGCAACTCGATCTTTATTCCTGTGAAATTGCTTATCTCTGAAGAAGAACATCTAAGACGTATTACGGTTCCCTCTAGAAGAGCGCGATGGAAATCAATTGATCCTCAAGACGTATATCAAAGAGAGCAACTTATTCACATAGATCATCCACATTTGTTAGAATTAGATGTCAGCGCTTTGTCCGCAGCTCAGGCAGCGGAAAACATTTTAGAATACGCATTTAAGTTAAAAAATCATAATGGTGGAAAACATGAGTAA
- a CDS encoding DUF4169 family protein: MMNVINLNKKRKTKNRLENEKKASENRIKFGRTKQEKQIEKQNNERSERFLDGHKLDK; this comes from the coding sequence ATGATGAACGTGATTAATCTTAATAAAAAAAGAAAAACTAAAAATCGTTTAGAAAATGAAAAAAAAGCTTCTGAAAATCGCATTAAATTCGGAAGAACGAAACAAGAAAAGCAGATAGAAAAACAAAACAATGAACGTAGTGAACGATTTCTAGATGGTCACAAGTTAGACAAATAA
- a CDS encoding L,D-transpeptidase family protein codes for MKIKAIYLMISIFFPVALFASTATCPLSNGINVHTTKRILNICKHGTVIKSFKVALGNKGVGKKQAGDNKTPIGLYGLAHPRKSNQFKVFIPILYPTTKQLAAGYTGRDVGIHGPTQSSSRLSWFNNLPYSTRGCIAVGKNNYIEYVANWVKANPGTKVLII; via the coding sequence ATGAAAATAAAAGCAATTTATTTAATGATCTCTATTTTTTTCCCTGTCGCTTTATTCGCCAGTACCGCTACTTGTCCTTTATCAAACGGAATCAATGTACACACCACAAAGCGAATTTTAAATATTTGTAAACATGGTACTGTAATTAAGAGCTTTAAAGTAGCTCTCGGAAACAAAGGTGTCGGTAAAAAACAAGCGGGTGATAATAAAACTCCAATTGGTTTATATGGGTTAGCTCATCCAAGAAAATCCAATCAATTTAAAGTATTTATTCCCATTCTCTATCCCACCACAAAGCAACTAGCTGCAGGATATACAGGTAGAGATGTAGGGATCCATGGACCCACTCAGTCATCTAGTAGGCTTAGTTGGTTTAACAACTTACCTTACTCAACACGTGGATGCATTGCTGTTGGTAAAAATAACTATATCGAATATGTGGCTAATTGGGTAAAAGCCAATCCAGGGACTAAGGTTTTAATTATTTAA
- a CDS encoding cation diffusion facilitator family transporter has translation MKIQDGLHERRALKISIAVTLLLAVVGILFGLLSGSLAIIFDGMFNMVDTVMSILAFFVARLLTSKGNRRFQYGYWHIEPMVLVLNGSILILLCVYAMINAIGSLMSGGHELNFDWAFVFALLVFFLSTGMYFYLIKKNRKIKSEFLRLDIQSWLMSALISSSLLAAFGLAALLHGGVYGYFTPYIDPLILAILTACLIFVPMAAVRDAIRDIFRMAPLGLDEKIRTFLDNLIKQRNFKTYTSYVAKIGRAQFIEIHIVVPMDYPISSIETLDEIRNEIALAIGEDTPQRWLTIAFTANENWI, from the coding sequence ATGAAAATACAAGACGGGCTTCATGAACGACGGGCTCTTAAAATATCAATAGCTGTTACACTTCTCTTAGCTGTGGTAGGTATTTTATTTGGGCTATTATCGGGTTCATTAGCTATCATCTTTGACGGTATGTTTAATATGGTGGATACCGTTATGTCAATCCTGGCATTTTTTGTTGCCCGTCTTTTAACAAGCAAAGGGAATCGAAGATTTCAATATGGTTACTGGCATATTGAACCTATGGTTCTTGTTTTGAATGGTAGTATTCTAATACTTCTTTGTGTTTATGCGATGATAAATGCAATTGGCAGTTTAATGTCTGGTGGGCATGAACTGAATTTTGATTGGGCATTTGTGTTTGCTCTTTTAGTATTTTTTTTATCAACCGGCATGTATTTTTATTTGATTAAAAAAAACCGCAAAATTAAGTCTGAATTTTTGCGCTTAGACATTCAAAGTTGGTTAATGTCTGCTTTGATTTCCTCTTCTCTCCTAGCAGCATTTGGCCTCGCTGCCTTATTGCATGGTGGGGTCTACGGATATTTTACCCCCTATATTGATCCTCTTATTTTAGCGATTCTTACTGCTTGTTTGATTTTTGTGCCTATGGCTGCAGTCCGTGATGCCATACGAGACATATTTCGCATGGCACCCTTAGGTCTTGATGAAAAAATAAGAACGTTTTTAGATAACCTTATCAAACAACGGAATTTCAAAACCTATACAAGTTATGTTGCAAAAATAGGACGTGCACAATTTATTGAAATACATATAGTAGTGCCCATGGACTACCCAATTTCGAGCATTGAAACCTTGGATGAAATTCGTAATGAAATCGCATTGGCTATTGGAGAAGACACGCCTCAACGTTGGCTAACCATCGCTTTTACTGCAAATGAAAACTGGATTTAG
- a CDS encoding GNAT family N-acetyltransferase yields MNKNISHRKAHINDLPSIVALLFEDELGKTRENKQQALDQRYVDAFHKIDIDPNQYLMIVENDDEIIGTCHLTIIPSLTFTGQTRMQIEAVRVSKQYRGQKIGEWMMNAAINYGRSKGASIIQLTTNKKRSRAKNFYEKLGFESSHEGMKLYLDKNNEHTF; encoded by the coding sequence ATGAACAAAAACATCAGCCACCGTAAAGCCCATATAAATGACTTACCCTCGATCGTGGCTCTTCTCTTTGAAGATGAGCTTGGAAAAACACGAGAGAACAAGCAGCAAGCATTAGATCAGCGCTATGTTGATGCTTTCCACAAGATAGATATTGACCCTAATCAATACCTGATGATTGTAGAAAACGACGATGAAATTATCGGAACATGCCATTTAACCATCATCCCATCACTTACTTTTACTGGGCAAACCCGAATGCAGATTGAAGCTGTAAGGGTTTCTAAACAATATAGAGGTCAGAAAATTGGTGAATGGATGATGAATGCTGCAATCAATTATGGGAGATCCAAAGGTGCCTCAATCATTCAATTAACAACCAACAAAAAACGCTCAAGAGCAAAAAATTTTTATGAGAAATTAGGTTTTGAATCTAGCCATGAAGGGATGAAATTGTATCTGGATAAAAACAATGAACATACATTTTGA
- a CDS encoding amidohydrolase family protein, which translates to MSSDSIQSLVKAKNQTFFCARQIGVKIASGSDPASAERHGKNAEELKSMTRRKLNPLEAIQAATISAADLLGYRNNRIWKVC; encoded by the coding sequence TTGTCTTCCGATAGTATTCAGTCATTAGTCAAAGCAAAAAATCAGACATTTTTCTGTGCAAGACAGATCGGAGTCAAAATTGCTAGCGGCTCTGATCCTGCATCGGCAGAGCGTCATGGCAAAAATGCTGAAGAGCTTAAATCCATGACACGCCGAAAACTAAATCCGTTGGAAGCAATTCAAGCAGCTACTATCTCTGCAGCAGATTTGCTTGGATATAGGAACAATAGAATCTGGAAAGTTTGCTGA
- a CDS encoding serine/threonine protein kinase, giving the protein MSNEKLEISYQFPTLEKQNSTFINLGVTYSPHSRPPSGYSADSRFFAKNGTDDPLYIVKRIPEKKIAFYGDTPKKRSELFAFEAKEFERELKKWNIVYPNKKGTIVFNQENGPRLILPCLPGQELGWWLNNIECDDKLNQAKIWLAVAHALHDLAAKNLYQNDTLEPNILIHNEGKSFKAYVIDFGGVSNYDCNIGRSRVCQNTQSITGHDCNNYVQAISNLNSYIDSFAANKENEINIHKAINCR; this is encoded by the coding sequence ATGAGTAATGAAAAATTAGAAATTTCCTATCAATTTCCTACGCTAGAAAAACAGAACTCAACTTTTATAAATTTAGGGGTTACTTATTCGCCCCATAGCCGTCCGCCCTCTGGATATTCAGCAGATAGTCGATTTTTCGCCAAAAATGGAACCGATGATCCTCTATACATCGTCAAGCGAATACCGGAAAAAAAAATAGCATTTTATGGGGACACGCCCAAAAAACGCTCCGAATTGTTTGCTTTTGAGGCAAAAGAGTTTGAACGTGAGCTAAAAAAATGGAACATTGTTTATCCGAATAAAAAAGGAACGATAGTATTCAATCAAGAGAATGGTCCGCGATTAATATTACCCTGTTTGCCTGGCCAAGAGTTAGGGTGGTGGCTAAATAACATAGAATGTGACGACAAATTGAATCAAGCTAAAATATGGTTAGCTGTCGCGCATGCGTTACACGATTTGGCTGCTAAAAATTTGTACCAAAACGATACTTTGGAGCCTAACATTTTGATTCACAACGAAGGAAAGTCGTTTAAAGCATACGTGATTGATTTCGGAGGAGTGTCTAACTATGACTGTAATATTGGTCGTTCCAGGGTATGCCAAAACACTCAGTCTATCACCGGACATGATTGCAACAATTATGTCCAGGCTATTTCCAATTTAAATAGCTATATCGATTCTTTCGCTGCCAATAAAGAAAATGAGATTAATATTCATAAAGCAATCAATTGTAGGTAA
- the alr gene encoding alanine racemase: MNSTKISTDFMNNYIIMGGGPVGCYLAYTLLSQKNARVFILEGRAFERLQVIRIPFCIAKNLPEYVKNIMWADEETRLRIFNTYQADDENFWPKPGYPYWPWINIGLFQESMINFLQNNPEYKNRFFFIPVYFDLEKINYQAEIKKILSINHSTIIENITAIYCTCGTYAKSLRGELNLLDGKISEPKGHGVYLIYQNKGVENYLRNSTPILYTKLGENGISYAASNNCNYDVQLYTYPAGELSSVLNEVPEDFIHRVKYNSLFNRLDMTGRALSENSKQWFENYKKIIVNETNKYGIELPSDLEKIEIFYASRSEYYWNRAAIKVSWQKNLHVPLFFIGDSAGSTDYKFGLSVGRGFLAVDMLINSMQYYRYDFDKIASNYQTYWNKIIFCEFNKGPLLSLEPWIQYQYLIKGREVQFHNNKRIHYIDNDQYEIYLDEYQHLSTDFSKTSETSSILFINTKAIKENIENIISFGKHCSHSKIIGVIKSNGYGLGSKLVSDLAIEAGIDFLAVAKLQEAIALRNSGIPSSVRLMTFEAPMIYDLSTYAANQIEVILPSSKNAASVKMIEKWLQNKHRILGKLKVHIMVDTGLRRDGGYESNIPDSVMETISKLQLLDPNQVEFAGLSTHLACYRCTDYNGDEIINFRSLQFHRLKEVIKFLFLQGIHIPLIHIGGGLALLAEKWPLQFEKFSKEFNMRLYTRVGHGLYGMELEKDLHLDSPRLRPVVQMDLQVRNVFYVEEGEPVSYGGYWRAPKDGAWIATLAGGWAEGVPRTAQTLGEWQHGIMVCINNQQYPIVGKINMNAMMVNLGSLTKVKPGDRAIIFGWRDHEPKLNDLAQLSGQIAPSIMVNVPFSMPRVVVSE; encoded by the coding sequence ATGAATAGTACTAAAATTTCTACAGATTTTATGAATAATTATATTATTATGGGAGGTGGCCCTGTAGGGTGTTATTTAGCTTACACTCTATTAAGTCAAAAAAATGCTCGTGTTTTTATACTTGAAGGTCGTGCCTTTGAACGTCTGCAAGTTATTCGTATTCCTTTCTGTATTGCTAAAAATTTACCTGAATATGTAAAAAATATAATGTGGGCTGACGAGGAAACACGCTTACGAATATTTAATACATATCAAGCAGATGATGAAAATTTTTGGCCAAAACCAGGTTATCCTTATTGGCCATGGATTAATATTGGTTTATTCCAAGAAAGTATGATTAATTTTCTTCAAAATAATCCCGAATATAAAAATCGATTCTTTTTTATTCCTGTTTACTTCGATTTAGAGAAAATAAATTACCAGGCAGAAATAAAAAAAATACTTTCAATAAATCATTCAACAATTATAGAAAATATAACGGCAATTTATTGTACTTGTGGAACCTATGCAAAATCATTAAGAGGAGAACTAAATCTTCTTGATGGGAAAATATCTGAACCAAAAGGCCATGGTGTTTATTTAATTTATCAAAATAAAGGTGTAGAGAATTACCTCAGAAATTCTACTCCTATTTTATATACTAAATTAGGTGAAAATGGTATTTCATATGCGGCATCTAATAATTGCAACTATGATGTTCAACTATATACCTATCCAGCTGGTGAATTATCTTCTGTACTAAATGAAGTCCCCGAGGATTTTATCCACCGTGTAAAATATAATTCTCTATTCAATCGACTTGATATGACTGGGAGGGCGTTATCTGAAAACTCAAAACAATGGTTTGAAAATTATAAAAAAATTATTGTTAATGAAACAAATAAATATGGAATTGAGCTACCATCCGATTTAGAAAAAATAGAAATCTTCTATGCCTCTCGTAGCGAATATTACTGGAATAGGGCTGCAATAAAAGTTTCATGGCAAAAAAATCTTCATGTTCCTCTATTTTTTATTGGAGATAGTGCTGGAAGCACCGATTATAAATTTGGCTTGAGTGTTGGTCGGGGATTTTTAGCTGTCGATATGCTGATAAATTCAATGCAATATTATCGCTATGATTTTGATAAAATTGCTTCAAATTATCAAACTTATTGGAATAAGATAATTTTTTGTGAATTTAACAAAGGACCATTGTTGTCCTTAGAACCATGGATTCAATATCAATATTTAATAAAAGGCAGAGAGGTACAATTTCACAATAATAAGCGTATTCACTATATTGATAATGACCAATATGAAATTTATTTAGATGAGTATCAACATCTTTCAACGGATTTTTCAAAGACCAGCGAAACGAGTTCTATTTTATTTATTAACACAAAAGCGATAAAAGAAAATATCGAAAATATTATTTCTTTTGGGAAACATTGTTCGCATTCAAAAATAATTGGGGTGATAAAGAGTAATGGCTATGGATTAGGTTCCAAATTAGTTTCAGATTTAGCCATAGAAGCAGGTATCGATTTTTTAGCAGTTGCTAAATTGCAAGAAGCAATCGCACTGAGAAACTCAGGGATTCCCAGTTCTGTGCGTCTCATGACTTTTGAAGCGCCTATGATATATGATCTTAGCACTTATGCTGCCAATCAAATAGAAGTTATTTTGCCTTCTAGCAAAAATGCAGCATCCGTAAAAATGATTGAAAAATGGCTGCAAAATAAGCATCGTATTCTTGGAAAGTTAAAAGTACATATCATGGTTGATACTGGCTTGCGGCGAGACGGTGGCTATGAGAGTAATATACCTGATTCAGTCATGGAGACTATTTCAAAATTGCAACTTCTTGATCCTAATCAAGTGGAGTTTGCAGGGCTGTCTACTCATTTAGCTTGTTATCGTTGCACAGATTATAATGGAGATGAAATCATTAATTTCCGTTCTCTACAATTCCATAGATTGAAGGAAGTTATAAAATTTCTTTTTTTACAAGGCATTCATATCCCTTTGATTCATATTGGTGGAGGGCTTGCTCTTCTTGCTGAGAAATGGCCGTTGCAATTTGAAAAATTTTCAAAAGAATTTAATATGAGATTGTATACAAGAGTGGGGCATGGGCTTTATGGCATGGAACTTGAAAAAGATTTACATCTAGATAGTCCGAGGCTTCGCCCAGTTGTACAAATGGATTTACAAGTACGTAATGTTTTTTATGTTGAAGAAGGAGAGCCTGTCTCTTATGGTGGTTACTGGCGCGCTCCGAAAGATGGTGCCTGGATAGCTACCCTTGCAGGGGGATGGGCTGAAGGAGTCCCGCGTACAGCCCAGACATTAGGGGAATGGCAACATGGGATAATGGTTTGTATCAACAATCAGCAATATCCTATCGTTGGAAAAATTAACATGAATGCAATGATGGTAAATTTGGGATCTTTGACAAAAGTGAAACCAGGAGATAGGGCAATTATTTTTGGATGGAGAGATCATGAGCCAAAGTTGAATGACTTGGCGCAACTAAGTGGTCAAATTGCTCCATCTATTATGGTGAATGTGCCATTTTCAATGCCAAGAGTAGTAGTATCAGAGTAA